A window of Helicoverpa armigera isolate CAAS_96S chromosome 30, ASM3070526v1, whole genome shotgun sequence contains these coding sequences:
- the LOC110382422 gene encoding uncharacterized protein LOC110382422 isoform X2 — translation MDKKNKKKTVIKRKTEDSGESEKKSKIMVNRKNEEKKETVEVVNQVVEVPVEQGQQIVHTGQLVEGNFEQPVFVNMKGEPVQLGPNTVILYEQSGNPSNFAFGGMWTMDSSGRIVMAETIYDVKGEPEEEGANFVQSNTEVTTQQVEEPQNTYQQFELSSGTAVDGQQEYEVAIIDNSPAEATETPEPQVVTNEDQLVATGTGAVRWLNQKYDFVVRKLQLNYDAGVKLLHSQSGCIQCVYLTTPSMQLAFNAVPQFLCIETGIEFNSSIPTVGGTGTPLLKHNVTLFLAEDGNGKSVIVSAGISTLIGEDLTWLLETFKSCNPAWRQVRCVVCDPTKCQQAVRSAFPSAHVTCSVWQASVASARLCVESARRDDALLSPPDVAAHCKTYALALLRGEHTQQQLQVLKRGIIGTGAGTLRLWDALSRPQGPLAKLDAWLEADNYTNILHKGLERLVTKFQNMIRNEVQLDEFVSIFFTVANQLENERRTFALSRLRDTENLKQSPTDTITQYAYNLMSHQTKLAQKCLDDRAGRKHSSAAISKYGTSTQECSCLFSKVFRLPCRHILMLTTELKVKTHIPFEPRWTVQHCLFGCENLNSTTTNSAGGTSFMEQVVVESEEQHRQSIQQPQQVHQAVSGNSSMC, via the exons ATggacaagaaaaacaaaaagaaaactgtgattaaaagaaaaactgaagACAGTGGTGAGAGtgagaaaaaaagtaaaataatggtGAATCGTAAAAATGAAGAGAAGAAAGAGACTGTGGAAGTGGTGAATCAAGTTGTGGAGGTTCCTGTTGAGCAGGGCCAGCAGATTGTTCATACGGGGCAGCTGGTGGAAGGGAATTTCGAGCAGCCAGTCTTCGTGAACATGAAGGGAGAGCCAGTTCAACTCGGTCCTAACACAGTGATACTTTACGAACAGAGCGGGAACCCGTCGAATTTCGCGTTCGGTGGTATGTGGACCATGGATTCTTCTGGACGGATTGTCATGGCAGAGACAATCTATGACGTGAAAGGAGAACCGGAGGAAGAAGGCGCTAATTTCGTGCAGAGTAATACTGAAGTTACTACG CAACAAGTAGAAGAGCCGCAGAACACATACCAGCAGTTTGAGCTGAGCAGCGGCACTGCGGTGGACGGCCAGCAGGAGTATGAAGTGGCCATCATCGACAACTCGCCCGCTGAGGCTACGGAGAC CCCTGAGCCTCAAGTGGTGACAAATGAAGACCAGCTGGTTGCGACAGGCACGGGTGCCGTGCGCTGGCTCAACCAGAAATATGACTTTGTCGTTAGAAAACTACAGTTGAACTATG ATGCCGGTGTAAAACTCCTACACTCGCAGTCTGGTTGCATTCAATGCGTGTATCTAACCACGCCGAGCATGCAGCTGGCTTTCAATGCTGTACCACAATTCTTGTGCATAGAGACTG GAATAGAATTTAATAGCTCAATACCGACTGTGGGTGGGACGGGGACGCCGTTACTGAAACATAATGTGACACTGTTCTTAGCTGAAGATGGAAACGGGAAGTCTGTTATTGTTAGTGCTG GTATTTCAACCCTCATTGGTGAAGATTTAACATGGTTGCTTGAAACTTTCAAGTCTTGCAACCCGGCGTGGAGACAGGTGCGGTGTGTGGTCTGCGACCCTACGAAATGTCAACAG GCGGTCCGCTCAGCATTTCCCTCAGCACACGTAACATGCTCAGTATGGCAAGCATCAGTAGCCAGCGCCCGCCTGTGCGTGGAGTCGGCGCGACGCGACGACGCGCTGCTGTCGCCGCCCGACGTCGCCGCGCACTGCAAGACGTATGCGCTAGCGCTGCTACGAGGAGAGCATACGCAGCAACAGTTGCAG GTACTGAAGCGCGGCATCATCGGCACGGGCGCGGGCACGCTGCGGCTGTGGGACGCGCTGTCGCGGCCGCAGGGACCGCTCGCCAAGCTCGACGCCTGGCTCGAGGCtgataactatactaatatattgCATAAG GGTCTAGAAAGGCTAGTAACAAAATTCCAGAACATGATTCGCAACGAGGTACAGCTCGATGAGTTCGTGTCTATATTCTTCACGGTGGCCAACCAGCTGGAGAACGAGAGACGGACCTTCGCGCTCAGCAGGTTACGG GACACAGAGAATTTAAAGCAATCTCCTACGGACACGATAACGCAATATGCATACAATTTGATGAGCCATCAAACTAAGTTGGCGCAGAAATGTCTCGACGATCGAGCCGGCAG AAAGCACAGCAGTGCAGCGATCAGTAAATACGGCACGTCCACTCAGGAGTGTTCGTGCCTGTTCAGCAAAGTGTTCCGGCTGCCCTGCAGGCATATACTCATGCTTACTACTGAATTAAAG gTGAAAACTCACATACCGTTCGAGCCGCGGTGGACGGTGCAACATTGTCTGTTTGGCTGTGAAAACCTCAATAGTACCACTACTAATAGTGCGg GCGGCACATCGTTCATGGAGCAGGTGGTGGTGGAGTCTGAGGAGCAGCATCGGCAGAGCATACAGCAGCCGCAGCAAGTGCATCAG GCGGTGTCAGGCAACAGCAGTATGTGTTAG
- the LOC110382423 gene encoding uncharacterized protein LOC110382423 — MLILNTLTILLQVAFIVSMSLLSMNIIRYFTGGVKKMALFAPAMFVNHGGGPMPLLGDKDHAGLTNFLRDGVQKHLNLKEVKAIILVTAHWEEKVVTISSGEHHNLYFDYYGFPPETYKYKYDAPGDPALAERIHHTLKKAGISSKLDSKRGWDHGVFVPMMLINPSASVPIVQISVLSNQDPEQHYNLGKALYEFRKEGIAILGSGMSYHNMREFMMSMSQSVVNKDFDEFLNKVCTAESEEARKEGLLSWRQQKGATEAHPMRAAEHFMPLIVIAGAGGSKPGERIFNWDMGGKFRLSGFVWKEE; from the coding sequence ATGCTTATTCTCAACACACTTACGATTCTACTACAAGTGGCCTTTATAGTGTCTATGTCATTGCTGTCCATGAATATTATCCGTTATTTCACTGGTGGTGTTAAAAAGATGGCTTTATTCGCTCCTGCTATGTTCGTAAACCATGGGGGAGGCCCCATGCCTCTTCTGGGAGACAAGGACCACGCAGGACTGACGAATTTCCTTCGCGACGGAGTGCAAAAACATTTGAACTTGAAAGAGGTCAAGGCGATTATATTAGTGACTGCTCACTGGGAGGAGAAGGTGGTAACAATATCTTCAGGTGAACACCACAACCTTTACTTCGATTACTATGGATTTCCGCCAGAaacttacaaatataaatacGACGCGCCCGGAGATCCAGCTCTTGCCGAGCGCATTCATCACACACTCAAAAAGGCGGGAATCAGTTCAAAATTGGATTCCAAAAGAGGTTGGGACCACGGAGTATTTGTGCCTATGATGTTAATCAACCCGTCAGCCAGTGTTCCTATAGTACAAATTTCTGTACTTTCAAACCAGGACCCAGAACAGCATTATAATTTAGGAAAAGCGTTATACGAGTTTAGAAAAGAGGGCATAGCTATATTAGGTTCAGGAATGTCCTATCATAATATGAGGGAATTCATGATGAGTATGTCTCAATCTGTAGTTAATAaagattttgatgaatttttaaataaagtttgtaCGGCAGAGAGTGAAGAAGCGAGGAAAGAAGGTTTACTATCCTGGAGACAGCAGAAAGGTGCTACGGAGGCTCATCCGATGCGTGCAGCGGAACATTTTATGCCGTTAATAGTTATTGCGGGTGCAGGCGGCTCGAAGCCTGGAGAGAGAATTTTTAACTGGGATATGGGTGGGAAATTCAGGTTAAGCGGATTTGTATGGAAAGAGGAATAA
- the LOC110382422 gene encoding uncharacterized protein LOC110382422 isoform X1 → MDKKNKKKTVIKRKTEDSGESEKKSKIMVNRKNEEKKETVEVVNQVVEVPVEQGQQIVHTGQLVEGNFEQPVFVNMKGEPVQLGPNTVILYEQSGNPSNFAFGGMWTMDSSGRIVMAETIYDVKGEPEEEGANFVQSNTEVTTQQVEEPQNTYQQFELSSGTAVDGQQEYEVAIIDNSPAEATETPEPQVVTNEDQLVATGTGAVRWLNQKYDFVVRKLQLNYDAGVKLLHSQSGCIQCVYLTTPSMQLAFNAVPQFLCIETGIEFNSSIPTVGGTGTPLLKHNVTLFLAEDGNGKSVIVSAGISTLIGEDLTWLLETFKSCNPAWRQVRCVVCDPTKCQQAVRSAFPSAHVTCSVWQASVASARLCVESARRDDALLSPPDVAAHCKTYALALLRGEHTQQQLQVLKRGIIGTGAGTLRLWDALSRPQGPLAKLDAWLEADNYTNILHKGLERLVTKFQNMIRNEVQLDEFVSIFFTVANQLENERRTFALSRLRDTENLKQSPTDTITQYAYNLMSHQTKLAQKCLDDRAGRKHSSAAISKYGTSTQECSCLFSKVFRLPCRHILMLTTELKVKTHIPFEPRWTVQHCLFGCENLNSTTTNSAGGTSFMEQVVVESEEQHRQSIQQPQQVHQVGGVRQQQYVLATPGQPATPVSQVIFMGGGVGGVAGTAPVLTSVLPPGGAVLTPHHALHH, encoded by the exons ATggacaagaaaaacaaaaagaaaactgtgattaaaagaaaaactgaagACAGTGGTGAGAGtgagaaaaaaagtaaaataatggtGAATCGTAAAAATGAAGAGAAGAAAGAGACTGTGGAAGTGGTGAATCAAGTTGTGGAGGTTCCTGTTGAGCAGGGCCAGCAGATTGTTCATACGGGGCAGCTGGTGGAAGGGAATTTCGAGCAGCCAGTCTTCGTGAACATGAAGGGAGAGCCAGTTCAACTCGGTCCTAACACAGTGATACTTTACGAACAGAGCGGGAACCCGTCGAATTTCGCGTTCGGTGGTATGTGGACCATGGATTCTTCTGGACGGATTGTCATGGCAGAGACAATCTATGACGTGAAAGGAGAACCGGAGGAAGAAGGCGCTAATTTCGTGCAGAGTAATACTGAAGTTACTACG CAACAAGTAGAAGAGCCGCAGAACACATACCAGCAGTTTGAGCTGAGCAGCGGCACTGCGGTGGACGGCCAGCAGGAGTATGAAGTGGCCATCATCGACAACTCGCCCGCTGAGGCTACGGAGAC CCCTGAGCCTCAAGTGGTGACAAATGAAGACCAGCTGGTTGCGACAGGCACGGGTGCCGTGCGCTGGCTCAACCAGAAATATGACTTTGTCGTTAGAAAACTACAGTTGAACTATG ATGCCGGTGTAAAACTCCTACACTCGCAGTCTGGTTGCATTCAATGCGTGTATCTAACCACGCCGAGCATGCAGCTGGCTTTCAATGCTGTACCACAATTCTTGTGCATAGAGACTG GAATAGAATTTAATAGCTCAATACCGACTGTGGGTGGGACGGGGACGCCGTTACTGAAACATAATGTGACACTGTTCTTAGCTGAAGATGGAAACGGGAAGTCTGTTATTGTTAGTGCTG GTATTTCAACCCTCATTGGTGAAGATTTAACATGGTTGCTTGAAACTTTCAAGTCTTGCAACCCGGCGTGGAGACAGGTGCGGTGTGTGGTCTGCGACCCTACGAAATGTCAACAG GCGGTCCGCTCAGCATTTCCCTCAGCACACGTAACATGCTCAGTATGGCAAGCATCAGTAGCCAGCGCCCGCCTGTGCGTGGAGTCGGCGCGACGCGACGACGCGCTGCTGTCGCCGCCCGACGTCGCCGCGCACTGCAAGACGTATGCGCTAGCGCTGCTACGAGGAGAGCATACGCAGCAACAGTTGCAG GTACTGAAGCGCGGCATCATCGGCACGGGCGCGGGCACGCTGCGGCTGTGGGACGCGCTGTCGCGGCCGCAGGGACCGCTCGCCAAGCTCGACGCCTGGCTCGAGGCtgataactatactaatatattgCATAAG GGTCTAGAAAGGCTAGTAACAAAATTCCAGAACATGATTCGCAACGAGGTACAGCTCGATGAGTTCGTGTCTATATTCTTCACGGTGGCCAACCAGCTGGAGAACGAGAGACGGACCTTCGCGCTCAGCAGGTTACGG GACACAGAGAATTTAAAGCAATCTCCTACGGACACGATAACGCAATATGCATACAATTTGATGAGCCATCAAACTAAGTTGGCGCAGAAATGTCTCGACGATCGAGCCGGCAG AAAGCACAGCAGTGCAGCGATCAGTAAATACGGCACGTCCACTCAGGAGTGTTCGTGCCTGTTCAGCAAAGTGTTCCGGCTGCCCTGCAGGCATATACTCATGCTTACTACTGAATTAAAG gTGAAAACTCACATACCGTTCGAGCCGCGGTGGACGGTGCAACATTGTCTGTTTGGCTGTGAAAACCTCAATAGTACCACTACTAATAGTGCGg GCGGCACATCGTTCATGGAGCAGGTGGTGGTGGAGTCTGAGGAGCAGCATCGGCAGAGCATACAGCAGCCGCAGCAAGTGCATCAG GTAGGCGGTGTCAGGCAACAGCAGTATGTGTTAGCCACCCCCGGACAGCCCGCCACCCCCGTCTCACAG GTTATCTTCATGGGAGGAGGCGTTGGCGGCGTAGCAGGCACTGCCCCCGTATTAACCTCCGTTCTACCCCCCGGGGGCGCAGTCCTGACCCCACACCACGCACTGCACCACTGA
- the LOC110383012 gene encoding T-complex protein 1 subunit eta: MQPQILVLKEGTDQSQGKPQLISNINACQLVVDAVRTTLGPRGMDKLIVDHNGKAVISNDGATIMKLLDIVHPAAKTLVDIAKSQDAEVGDGTTSVVILAGELLKRLKPFVEEGVHPRIIIKAIRVAAKLAVDRVRELAVKIDNTSPEKQRELLTKCAATAMSSKLIHQQKDHFSKMVVDAVLSLDAPLLPLDMIGIKKISGGALEDSFMVAGVAFKKTFSYAGFEMQPKSYENCKIALLNIELELKAERDNAEVRVDNVSEYQKVVDAEWQILYEKLQALHASGANVVLSKLPIGDVATQYFADRDMFCAGRVPEEDMRRTQRACGGAVLSSVRDLQPSALGTAAAFSERQVGGERYNMFTGCPAAKTCTLLLRGGAEQFLEETERSLHDAIMIVRRTIKNDAVVAGGGAIDMEISKHLREYAKSVAGKEQLLVAAVARAFEAVPRQLCDNAGFDATNLLNKLRNKHHNGEVWYGIDIQKEDIGDNFLSCVWEPAVVKINAITAACEAAAQILSVDETIKNVKSGDMPMAGAPGRGMGRPRMG, translated from the exons atg CAACCACAGATCCTCGTATTAAAGGAAGGGACGGACCAGTCTCAAGGCAAGCCACAGCTCATCTCCAACATCAATGCCTGCCAACTTGTAGTAGATGCC GTCCGCACAACCCTGGGCCCTCGTGGCATGGACAAGCTGATCGTAGACCACAACGGCAAGGCGGTGATCTCCAATGACGGAGCTACCATCATGAAACTCCTGGATATTGTGCATCCGGCTGCAAAAACCCTGGTGGATATTGCTAAGTCGCAGGATGCTGAG GTCGGTGATGGTACCACGTCTGTGGTCATCCTGGCTGGAGAGCTTCTGAAGAGGCTGAAGCCGTTTGTTGAAGAAG GTGTACATCCACGTATTATAATTAAGGCTATAAGGGTGGCTGCCAAACTTGCAGTGGATCGCGTCAGGGAATTAGCTGTGAAAATTGATAATACGTCGCCTGAGAAACAGAG GGAACTTCTGACCAAGTGTGCAGCCACCGCCATGTCTTCGAAGCTGATTCACCAGCAGAAAGACCACTTCTCCAAGATGGTGGTTGACGCTGTACTGTCCTTAGACGCTCCACTATTGCCTTTGGATATGATCG GTATCAAAAAAATCTCCGGTGGTGCTCTCGAAGACTCGTTCATGGTAGCCGGAGTGGCCTTCAAGAAGACATTCTCGTACGCTGGCTTCGAGATGCAGCCCAAGAGCTATGAGAATTGCAAGATAGCCCTGCTGAACATCGAGCTTGAACTTAAAGCGGAGAGGGATAATGCTGAG GTCCGAGTAGACAACGTATCAGAATACCAGAAGGTAGTCGACGCTGAATGGCAGATCCTGTACGAGAAGCTGCAAGCTCTTCACGCGAGCGGAGCCAACGTGGTGCTGAGCAAGCTGCCCATAGGAGACGTGGCCACACAGTACTTTGCTGACCG TGACATGTTCTGCGCCGGTCGCGTCCCTGAAGAGGACATGCGTCGCACCCAACGTGCCTGCGGGGGCGCAGTCCTCAGCTCTGTGCGCGACCTGCAGCCCTCCGCCCTCGGCACCGCCGCCGCTTTCTCCGAGCGCCAGGTCGGCGGCGAGCGATACAACATGTTCACTG GATGTCCGGCAGCGAAGACATGCACCCTGCTGCTCCGCGGCGGTGCTGAGCAGTTCCTGGAGGAGACGGAGCGGTCGCTGCACGACGCCATCATGATCGTGCGCCGGACCATCAAGAACGACGCCGTCGTCGCTG GTGGTGGCGCCATTGACATGGAAATCTCTAAACACCTCCGCGAGTACGCCAAGAGCGTCGCCGGGAAGGAACAGCTCCTGGTGGCAGCAGTGGCTCGCGCCTTCGAGGCGGTTCCTCGTCAGCTGTGTGATAACGCCGGCTTCGATGCCACCAACCTGCTTAACAAGCTGAGGAATAAGCATCATAATG GCGAGGTGTGGTACGGCATCGACATCCAGAAGGAGGACATCGGCGACAACTTCTTGTCGTGCGTGTGGGAGCCCGCCGTCGTCAAGATCAACGCCATCACCGCCGCATGCGAGGCCGCTGCACAG ATCCTGTCCGTAGACGAAACGATAAAGAACGTCAAAAGCGGAGACATGCCGATGGCCGGAGCCCCGGGACGCGGCATGGGCCGGCCTCGCATGGGATAG